The genomic region CTTGCACGAGTGGATCACTGAGTTCGTTCAGTACGCGCGTTGAGCGATGGGGGATCCAGTAAAGCAAGCCCGGTCTACCCGAAACGGTGCCAGCCGAGAGTGATGTCGCCGTCGGTTTCTCCGCTACGACGCACGCACACAGCGATTACGTGCTCGGTGGTTGGTCGGAGCTGAGCGAAGTGCCAAGCTTCTGCCTCATCGGAGAGTAGCGGATCGATTTCTAGGCGCGGTCGGCGACAGGGCTCGAGTGTGAACCAAAAACGATCGAGCGGAATCGCTAGCCCCAACCCGCGCGCCTTAGAATAGCTCTCCTTGAGAGTCCAAAATTCGAAAAAGCATCGCGTTCGTTCGCTAGGAGGCAGCGATTGTAGAACCCGGGCCTCGGCTGGCGCAAAGAAGCGATCCGCGACCTCGATTGGAGCCGGCCGTGAGAGTGATTCGACATCGACCCCAACTGTCAGTCGGTGCGTGACGGCCAAAACGACGAGGCCACTCGTGTTTGACACGTTAAAGCGTAGCGCCGAGGACGGGCGCGCGATTTCCGGGCGGCCATGAGAGGTAGCAACAAATGTCCAGTCCCTCGGCGCAATCGGCTCGTATCGAGAGAGCACTTGACGAACGAGAACGCGCGTTGCGAGAAAGGTCAAACGATCGCCCTCGAACCGGAATCTCCGCATGCGCTCATGCTCATCGCTGGAAAGAAGAGCTTGCGCCGACGCGACGAGGCCGTTGCGCTCAAGTTCGCTAGGCTCGGAGCACCATACGTGCACCTCACCTGCTAGGAGCCGTCGACGCATCAGCCCATCCATAACATTCCTAAACGATTTCTAGGAAGGCAAACAGTGTTCGGAAGGAACAGAGTCAAGCAATAGGATACAAGAAATCAACCGCAGCAAGTGTGACACCCGGCGCTCAATCTTATCAATAGATCTCCGTGCGTCATCACGGAGTTGCAGTGCCTTGACCTCCTCGCCGGGCTGAAAATCGAAGGCTGGT from Nitrospira japonica harbors:
- a CDS encoding 4'-phosphopantetheinyl transferase family protein, whose amino-acid sequence is MDGLMRRRLLAGEVHVWCSEPSELERNGLVASAQALLSSDEHERMRRFRFEGDRLTFLATRVLVRQVLSRYEPIAPRDWTFVATSHGRPEIARPSSALRFNVSNTSGLVVLAVTHRLTVGVDVESLSRPAPIEVADRFFAPAEARVLQSLPPSERTRCFFEFWTLKESYSKARGLGLAIPLDRFWFTLEPCRRPRLEIDPLLSDEAEAWHFAQLRPTTEHVIAVCVRRSGETDGDITLGWHRFG